The genomic segment CCTCGGCGACAGCGCGCCGCGGACCGAGTCGGGCGACGAGCTCATGCGTGCGGTGCTCGACGTCCGCGATGCGATGGCATGCCTGGAGCGACGGGGCCACCACCGCTTCGTCGTGCTGGGCTTCTGCTCCGGCGTGGATGCGATGCACGCCATTGCCCGCGACGACACGCGCGTGGTCGGTGCGGCGTTCCTCGATGGCTACGCGTACCCGACCGCGCGGCACGCGCTCCACCGCTTGCGGCGGCTCGCGCGGGGCGAGGTGTGGCGCGGGGCGATTGTCCGGCGCTTGAATCGAATGCGCGGCGAGGCAGAGGTGTCGGACCTGTACTCGCGGTCCTATCCGTCACGTGAGACCTGCGAGCACGACTTGAATCAGATGGCCAGCCGCGGCGCGCGCTTGCTCTTCGCGTTCACGGGAGGCGCGCAGCAATCGTTCAACCACCTGGGGCAGCTCGGCGAGATGTTCCCCTCACTGCGCGAGCGTGTCGGCGTGGACGAGCTCTTCCTGCCCGAGTGCGACCACCTCTTCGGGCGCGTGGACGATCGCGAGCGCATCGTCGCCGCGCTCGCGGGGTGGGTGGCTCGGATTCGCTGACGTCAGGCGACGGGCGCGTACGTTCCGTCTGTCGGGGGCGCGTTCGGCTTTCCGCGCGCGCTGTTCACCGCCGTCTTCAGCTCCTGCTGCGCGCGGAACGCGAGGTGCTTCACGCCGTCGACGAGCGGCGTGCTCCCCACGGGGGAGGGCGTGATGCCCACCGCGCGCAGCTTCTCGTTGCCGCGGTGGAGCAGGGCGCGGCGGCGCGTCGCGTCCGTGTAGAACGTGAAGCTCGCGGTGATCGAGACCTCGTCGCCATTCTTCACCCAGTGCGGCGCCGTCTGCGGCATGTAGCCGCCCATGCCGGGCTTGAGCTGGAAGACGTGCGCGCGCGCGAGCAGCTCATCGCGATACACCACGAGCTCGCGGCTGAGCTTGCCGTGAAACAGCTCCAGCGCGCGCTCGCTCACCACCTCGCGGTCGAGCGGTTCCCACACGTGGAGCGTCTTGTTCCCGCGAATCTGCAAGATGAAGTTGTGCTCGTGATCCATGTGGTACGGCGTCACGGCCCCAGGGGAGGTCACGAAGATCCAACCCGCGCGGTGGCACATTCCCGGGTCCTTCATGTCGACGAGCGGCTTCACGAAGTCGAGCACCTCGTCCACCAGGCCGCGGTAGACCGGGTCTTGCTGGACGTTGTGCAATGCGAGCCACGCCTGGGCCTTCTCGATCTGCCGGAGCGTCTCGGCGGGCGAGAGCCGCGCGCGGTGCGACTCCGGCGCGAAGACGAAGTTGGTGTCCGGCTTGGCCTGGTCGTTGTGGTGTCGAACCGAGCCCGTCTTCGCGAGCCGATCGCCGAGCTCGACGAGCCGCTCCAGCTTGAGCAGCGGGTGATCCATCAGCTGGTGCTGCACGGCCATCACCTTGAACGGATGGTACGCGCCGATGTCGAAGGTGATGCCGGGGTTGAAGTAGGCCATCTCAGTCTCCCGATGCCGCAGCTCGAGGTCGCACCTCGAGGTTGCGGGTAAAGAAGTCGAGCAGCGCGGGACCCACGAGCGCGGGCTGCGCCTGGAGAAAGTCGCCGTGGCCTGCGTCCGGCACGACGATGAGCGTCTTGGGTTCCCGCGCGGCGTCGAAGAGGCGCTCGGTCTGTTCGCGCGGCACGACCTGGTCGTTCTCGCCGCAGAGCACCAGGAGCGGGCGCGGCGACAAGAAGGCGATCACGTCGCGCGGGCGAAGGGTCTCGAGCGCGCTCCCTGCCCAAGCGTCGGCCCAGAGCGCGGGCAGCTCGCTCAGAACTCCCCAACGCCGGTTCTGGTAGCGCGTCAGCTCGGCTGGCTCCGCGTACGTCCCCGCGAGGACGAGCGCGCGCACACGCGTGTCGCCCGCCGCGACCTGCGTGGCCACCGTCGAGCCTGCGGAGAACCCGAACACGCCAATCTTGTGCGGGTCGACGAGTGGCTCTGCGGAGAGCGCGTCGAGTGCGGCATCGAGTGCCGCGCGCTCGGGCGCGTCCCAGGTCGGCACGCCAGCGCTCTCGCCATGACCGGGCGAGTCGTACACGAGGACGCCGAAGCCATGCGTCGCGAGGAGCTCCGCCTCGGGGAGGAGCTGGGTCCGGTCGGCGCCGCTCCCGTGCAAGAAGATGACGGCAGCCCCGTTTCGCGGAGGGACGAACCAGCCGCGCAGCGTGTCCCCGCGTCCGAAACGAAAGTCGCGCGCGTGCGCGAGCGCGCCGCTCGTGGGCCGCGCGATCGCGCGCCGCTTGGGCCGGTAGTACGCGAGCTCTCGGCGAAACGTGCGCGCGCCGATGGCCAGGGCGAAGAGCGGCGCGCCGAGGGCCACGGCGAGGGCCACGCGTCGCCGCCAGGGAAGCGTCGTCGAGCTCGGGGCGCTCGTGAACACGGAGCTCCTTCACCGACGCGTAAGGTCCAGCTGCACGTACTTGCCGGGCTCGCCCGAGGGCACGAACCACGCCGCGTTGCCTTGCGGATCGCGGCCGAGGCGCGCGCCCGGGACAGGAGGCGTGTCGACGTCGACCACATCCGGCTTCCGCACCGCCGGCTCGGGGAAGAAGCCCGACTCCTGCATCTCGGCGACGCTCTCTTTGTACGCCGCGAGCAGGTGCGCCACGTCGGCCTGATCATGCGCGGTGGTCATGAAGCACGGGAAGCCGTCGTAGATGTGCACGCCGCGATCGCGCAGCATGTAGAAGAGCAGGTCGCCCATCGGCTGCTCGCTCGTCGGGAACGTCTTCCACAGCGACGCGAAATGCTTGATGTGGAGTGGCGCCTGCACCTTCTCGAAGTGCGCATTCATCTCTGCGGCGAAGGCTTGCGTGGTCGCCGTCACCTGCTTCTGCAGCGCGGGGCCCGCGGCCTTCAGGTGGTGGAGCACGGCCTTCACCGCCGAGAGCGCGAGCGGGTGGCGCACGAAGGTGCCCGCAAAATACGTGACGCCGACCGTAGGCACCGAGTCGTCGCCGAACTGCCAGCCGCCACCGTCGAGCGCGTCCATGAGCTCGCGCTTGCCGGCGATGATGCCGACGGGGAGTCCGCCGCCGACGACCTTGCCGTACGACGCCAGGTCGGCGCGGATTCCGAAGTGCTCCTGCGCGCCGCCGGGGCTGGTTCGGAAGCCGGTGATCACCTCGTCGAAGATGAAGACCGTGCCGCTCTTGCGCGTGATCTCGCGCAGCTCATGGAGAAACTCGCGCGGCTGGAAGTCGGGTCTGCGGCTCTGCACCGGCTCGACGAGCACGGCGGCGAGCTCGTTCGCGTGCTGGCGCAGGATCTCCAGGCTCTCCGGCGTGCCGTAGTCGAGCACGAGCACGTTCTCGGCGGTGTTCGCCATGATTCCCGGTGCCGCGGGATACGACTTGAGCTTCTTGGTTCCGCGGACGATCACCTCGTCGAAGATGCCGTGGTACGAGCCGGTGAACATCGCGATCTTGCTGCGCCCGGTGACCGTGCGCGCGATGCGCACGCAGCCCATCACCGCCTCCGAGCCGGTGTTGCAGAACGCGGCGCGATCGAAGCCGGTGAGCTCGCACACCAACTCGGCGCACTCCGCGGCGAGCGGCGTCTGCGGACCGATCTCGTGACCCGATTGGAGCTGCTCGATCACCGCGCGCGTCACGAACTCGGGCTGCCAGCCGAAGAGGTTGCAGCCAAAGCCGTTGAGCGCGTCCACGTAGCTGTTGCCGTCGAGATCCCAGAGCTTCGAGCCCGCGGAACGTTGCACCACGATGGGGTACACGAGCTCCTTCACGCGCGGACGGAAGCCGGTGACCACGCGCGGATCCGCCATGTGGCCCCGGTGCCGCTGCGTGAACGCCTTCGACTTCGCGGTGCGCGCGTTGTAGCGCCGCGTGAAGGCGTCGAGCCGCGCCTGCTGCCGCGGCGTGAGCTCCTCGCCCTTCTTCACGTGAATGCGCGCGATGGCGCCGAAGGCCTTCTTCGGGTCGTAGGTCTCGGGGCCCTTCGGCGTGTCCTCACTCGGCGGCGCGGGCGGCGGAGTGACGACTTCGGCGAGGGGTGCGCGCTCAATGGGCGTCGACGACGCCGCTTGCGATGCGCCAGTGAGCAGCGCGAGCTGCTTCTCCATCAGCCGCAGCTGCTCCGCGACCAGCGCCTGGACGCTCGCGGGGACGGTTGCACTCGCAGCGGGCGTCTGGGTCGGCGTGGCCGCGACGGTGATCGTCGGTGGCGAGACCACGGTGTTTCGCGCGGTCGGCAGCGTCGTCGGTCGGGCGTCGGCCTTCTCCGGCGGGAGCTGGCGGTCGAGGTGCTCGGCGACCGCGGTGATGCTGGGCAGGTTCTCCATCAGGTCGCGGAAGGAGACCTTGGTGCCGAAGCGCTTGCCGAGCGCGAGGGCCATCTGGGTCAAGAAGAGCGAGTCGAAGCCGAGCTCGACGAACGTGGCGCCGAGGTCCGTATCGGCGATGTCGTTGCCGCTGCTCTCCTCGAACAGGGCTTTCACCGACTGCGTGAGCGAGGCGATTCGGTTCGTGCTGGGACTTGGGTTGGGCATGGCGAGCTCGACGGTCTCAATGGTCGGCAACGGCAAAGGCGCCTCAGGCTGCGCGGGCGGCGAAATCCAGAAGCGCTTGCGATCGAATGCGTAGGTGGGCAGCGGGACGCGGAGGCGCCGCCTGCCCGCATGCAGCGCGCTGAAGTCGAGCTCTGCGCCCGCGACCCAGAGCCGACCGACGGCGGTGAGCAGCGCGCGCTCGGGTCGCGAGTCCGCGGTGCCGTCGCCCAAGGAGGCGACGGTCTCGAGGCCGCTCTGGTGCTGACGTGCCAAGCCGCTCAGCGTGGCTCGCGGCCCGCACTCCACGAGCACCGGCGGCGTCGCGCCAAGAAGCGTCTTCACTGCGGGTGAAAAGCGAACAGGCGCCCGGAGGTGGCGCGCCCAGTAATCCGGG from the Deltaproteobacteria bacterium genome contains:
- a CDS encoding alpha/beta fold hydrolase, whose product is MFTSAPSSTTLPWRRRVALAVALGAPLFALAIGARTFRRELAYYRPKRRAIARPTSGALAHARDFRFGRGDTLRGWFVPPRNGAAVIFLHGSGADRTQLLPEAELLATHGFGVLVYDSPGHGESAGVPTWDAPERAALDAALDALSAEPLVDPHKIGVFGFSAGSTVATQVAAGDTRVRALVLAGTYAEPAELTRYQNRRWGVLSELPALWADAWAGSALETLRPRDVIAFLSPRPLLVLCGENDQVVPREQTERLFDAAREPKTLIVVPDAGHGDFLQAQPALVGPALLDFFTRNLEVRPRAAASGD
- a CDS encoding cupin-like domain-containing protein, which translates into the protein MAYFNPGITFDIGAYHPFKVMAVQHQLMDHPLLKLERLVELGDRLAKTGSVRHHNDQAKPDTNFVFAPESHRARLSPAETLRQIEKAQAWLALHNVQQDPVYRGLVDEVLDFVKPLVDMKDPGMCHRAGWIFVTSPGAVTPYHMDHEHNFILQIRGNKTLHVWEPLDREVVSERALELFHGKLSRELVVYRDELLARAHVFQLKPGMGGYMPQTAPHWVKNGDEVSITASFTFYTDATRRRALLHRGNEKLRAVGITPSPVGSTPLVDGVKHLAFRAQQELKTAVNSARGKPNAPPTDGTYAPVA
- a CDS encoding alpha/beta hydrolase gives rise to the protein MRERALRFGRDERLVGVLSEAGDGAPRVGRPAVLVANVGVHHRIGPFRLWVELARALAAREHAMLRFDHAGLGDSAPRTESGDELMRAVLDVRDAMACLERRGHHRFVVLGFCSGVDAMHAIARDDTRVVGAAFLDGYAYPTARHALHRLRRLARGEVWRGAIVRRLNRMRGEAEVSDLYSRSYPSRETCEHDLNQMASRGARLLFAFTGGAQQSFNHLGQLGEMFPSLRERVGVDELFLPECDHLFGRVDDRERIVAALAGWVARIR